From Daucus carota subsp. sativus chromosome 6, DH1 v3.0, whole genome shotgun sequence, the proteins below share one genomic window:
- the LOC108225153 gene encoding uncharacterized protein LOC108225153, with amino-acid sequence MKILGFTCVLLLACYVIDFYKRVFDSFLGVLLMDCVSCLRFLRNDFEFGFLVLRCFRQLVWGFVLYVCLGLGFKVLEVGWQCWGFTQIFCVLGGVWSELRTGFASKTDFDAKNNVKFRSCELEDRFLSEKVDEKKECVDESDGEHGGTLKRDSEFSSCKCGFLEDRFVIEKLGGDKECIAESDDELGCTSKIDADVKSNLKFSSCKCGFLDNQSMIKKTDDDKECMDESDDELECFWSMTEKADDDEECMDESDDELECYDVDKECDVVKLRKLVKIERDRVNAAYVELEEERMAAATAAGETMAMILRLQNEKSVIEMEAHQFRRLAEEKQLHDQEVIESLRWIAMSCQSAVTQLEDQVRSLTQKVGMHLKDDEAEQLEVIDKSFSFNKYNFEDDALEDRLVSSLDLTLSSCMGKSHLETPSHRRN; translated from the exons ATGAAAATCTTGGGTTTTACTTGTGTGTTGCTTCTGGCTTGCTATGTGATTGATTTTTATAAGAGGGTGTTTGATAGTTTTCTTGGGGTCTTGTTGATGGACTGTGTTTCTTGtttgaggttcttgaggaatGATTTTGAGTTTGGGTTTTTGGTTTTAAGGTGTTTTAGGCAGTTGGTTTGGGGTTTTGTTTTGTATGTGTGTTTGGGTTTGGGGTTCAAGGTTTTGGAAGTTGGGTGGCAATGCTGGGGTTTTACTCAGATTTTTTGTGTTCTTGGGGGTGTTTGGAGTGAATTAAGAACTGGGTTTGCTTCGAAAACTGATTTTGATGCGAAAAACAATGTAAAGTTTCGGTCTTGTGAATTGGAGGATCGGTTCTTGAGCGAGAAAGTTGATGAGAAGAAAGAGTGTGTTGATGAGAGTGATGGTGAACATGGGGGCACTTTGAAAAGGGATTCAGAGTTCTCTTCTTGCAAATGTGGGTTTTTGGAGGATCGTTTTGTTATTGAAAAACTTGGTGGAGACAAAGAATGCATCGCTGAGAGTGATGATGAACTTGGGTGCACTTCAAAAATTGATGCTGATGTGAAAAGCAATTTGAAGTTCTCGTCTTGTAAATGTGGGTTTTTGGATAATCAGTCCATGATTAAAAAAACTGATGATGACAAAGAATGTATGGATGAGAGTGATGATGAACTTGAGTGTTTTTGGTCCATGACCGAAAAAGCTGATGATGACGAAGAATGTATGGATGAGAGTGATGATGAACTTGAGTGTTATGACGTGGATAAAGAATGTGATGTTGTGAAATTGAGAAAATTAGTTAAGATAGAAAGGGACCGTGTTAATGCTGCCTATGTCGAACTTGAAGAGGAAAGAATGGCAGCTGCAACTGCTGCTGGAGAGACGATGGCTATGATTTTGCGCCTGCAAAATGAGAAGAGTGTGATCGAAATGGAGGCTCACCAGTTTCGCAGATTGGCCGAGGAGAAGCAACTCCATGATCAGGAGGTCATTGAATCGTTGCGGTGGATTGCTATGAGTTGTCAGTCAGCAGTGACTCAGTTGGAAGATCAAGTCAGATCCTTGACGCAAAAAGTAGGGATGCACTTGAAGGATGATGAAGCGGAACAATTAGAAGTAATTGATAAATCCTTCAGTTTTAACAAATACAACTTTGAGGATGATGCACTTGAAGATAGGCTAGTTAGTTCCCTTGACTTGACCTTGTCATCGTG TATGGGCAAATCCCATCTTGAAACACCTTCACATCGAAGAAACTAA